A genomic window from Alkalihalobacillus sp. AL-G includes:
- a CDS encoding Na+/H+ antiporter NhaC family protein, with product MNEFWLSLLPPVAAIILAMWTKQVIPSLLIGLWLGSFVLTQSLFGSIGQTIDYVVGVLSDRGNLYVLLFLYIFSGLVALIQLSGGIQAFTQLADKYINSAKKSIITLWALLPITFIDCGFRVVAGGSIIKPLAQKYSVSRERLAYMLNNSASPVIVLIPFATTFVGYILGVLEKGMDAAEAEGTSLQLFINSLPFQFFSFTSILIALLSLIPTLNIGRMKNLIKETNEKIGQQQTMADDSEFAEEYENTDKANTSEDQIGTTMKEKGHSKEMSMEHDHDEVDPVLKPRIFNLIVPLIILIPLSFYLMLGSEEPSRSMLIALFSTTAITAILYLFQGIGLKRMVNGFFKGGNKLIITIAILIVAWPISDVSQDLGMSKLISITLGGTLDPVFVPVLIFIVTGAIAYFIGSSWGSWALMMPIAIPLTVITGGSMPITVAAVLSGGTFGDVTSPVSGMTAMSAGIAEADHMKYVKAMTPYNLTAAVISAGLFLGVPFFL from the coding sequence AATGAATTTTGGCTTTCACTTTTACCACCTGTTGCTGCTATTATCTTAGCTATGTGGACAAAACAAGTCATTCCATCTTTGTTGATTGGGCTCTGGTTGGGAAGCTTTGTCTTAACACAATCGTTGTTTGGATCGATAGGCCAAACGATTGATTATGTAGTGGGAGTATTATCAGATCGCGGTAATCTATATGTACTTCTATTTCTATACATATTCAGCGGTTTGGTGGCTTTGATTCAACTTTCAGGAGGTATTCAAGCGTTTACTCAATTGGCAGACAAGTATATTAATAGTGCCAAAAAATCGATAATTACTCTATGGGCACTTCTACCGATTACGTTTATTGATTGTGGTTTCCGTGTGGTGGCGGGAGGATCAATTATAAAGCCCTTAGCACAAAAATACTCTGTTTCTAGAGAACGTTTAGCTTACATGCTTAATAATTCGGCTAGTCCGGTTATTGTTTTAATCCCCTTTGCGACAACGTTCGTCGGTTATATCCTTGGGGTCTTGGAGAAAGGAATGGATGCTGCTGAGGCGGAGGGGACATCGTTGCAGCTGTTCATCAATTCCCTTCCATTTCAATTTTTTAGTTTTACATCGATTTTAATAGCACTTCTCTCTTTAATACCGACCTTGAATATTGGCCGTATGAAGAATTTAATTAAAGAAACCAATGAGAAAATCGGACAACAACAAACTATGGCAGACGATTCGGAATTCGCTGAGGAATACGAAAATACCGATAAAGCAAATACGAGTGAAGATCAAATTGGTACAACAATGAAGGAAAAAGGACATAGTAAAGAGATGTCGATGGAACATGATCACGACGAGGTCGACCCTGTACTTAAACCGAGAATTTTCAATCTGATTGTTCCTTTAATAATCTTGATCCCGTTGAGTTTTTATTTAATGCTGGGTAGTGAAGAACCTTCAAGATCTATGCTGATCGCTCTGTTTTCAACGACTGCCATAACTGCAATCCTTTACCTTTTTCAAGGGATTGGATTGAAAAGAATGGTGAACGGATTTTTTAAAGGGGGGAACAAACTAATCATAACGATTGCGATTCTTATTGTTGCATGGCCGATTTCAGACGTCTCACAAGATCTCGGTATGTCAAAATTAATTAGTATAACGTTAGGCGGAACGCTTGATCCTGTATTTGTGCCTGTCCTTATATTTATCGTCACTGGAGCAATCGCCTACTTTATCGGTTCTTCGTGGGGATCTTGGGCACTAATGATGCCTATTGCAATACCGCTTACAGTCATTACAGGGGGATCAATGCCCATCACTGTTGCTGCGGTCCTTTCAGGAGGGACTTTCGGAGATGTAACTTCACCGGTATCAGGAATGACAGCCATGTCGGCGGGGATTGCAGAAGCAGACCATATGAAATATGTAAAAGCAATGACACCTTATAATCTTACAGCTGCAGTAATTTCAGCAGGATTATTTTTGGGCGTACCGTTCTTTTTATAG